One stretch of bacterium DNA includes these proteins:
- a CDS encoding dual specificity protein phosphatase encodes MVFILKNLAVGNLRDAEDCPSSISALLNVADDLKSYKTKKKYHRIPLVDGWPIPGEKMREAIQWIKKHIIMDNILVFCTFGAGRSASVVIGYLCSIGFNYEEAVKFVSFKKPDIVPLPLLAESIKRALKRRPYLR; translated from the coding sequence ATGGTCTTTATCTTAAAAAACTTAGCCGTGGGTAATCTTAGAGATGCAGAAGATTGCCCAAGCTCAATAAGTGCACTCCTCAATGTAGCCGATGATCTTAAATCATACAAAACCAAGAAGAAGTATCACAGAATCCCTCTTGTCGATGGATGGCCTATTCCTGGAGAAAAGATGAGAGAGGCGATTCAGTGGATAAAGAAGCATATAATTATGGATAATATTTTGGTTTTTTGCACATTCGGGGCAGGAAGGTCTGCCTCAGTGGTGATAGGTTATCTGTGTAGCATAGGTTTTAACTATGAAGAGGCGGTTAAATTTGTCAGTTTCAAGAAACCAGATATAGTTCCTTTGCCTTTATTGGCAGAAAGTATAAAACGAGCTCTAAAAAGAAGGCCTTATTTAAGGTAG
- a CDS encoding family 43 glycosylhydrolase, producing MRFPVGPFVDYPNNPILSPQAGLKRIYNPTVIRDNGIFYMLLRGEGNDGLTGKIYLAKGNSPTSFKLFPKPCLSPSAEFDIGGCEDPRVVKFNDTYYLTYVGNSKRYNVSNICLATSKDLINWEKHGPILQTGKWDSGQLKAGAILNEKINGKYVMYFMGEESPWVTAIGIAYSEDLFFWYEPIDEPILSPRDGYFDSQGVEPGPNPVVIEEGILLIYNGWGKDCIYRPGGVIFSKEDPAKILERMDKPILVPNAIEGLNKDYHVVSEGLISFNDRWFLYYGAGDKFSSLATYP from the coding sequence ATGAGATTTCCCGTTGGACCATTTGTGGATTATCCCAATAATCCCATCCTTTCACCCCAAGCTGGGTTAAAGAGGATATATAACCCAACCGTGATCAGGGATAATGGTATCTTCTATATGTTATTACGAGGGGAGGGCAATGATGGATTGACCGGAAAAATATACCTAGCAAAAGGAAATAGCCCAACCTCATTCAAGCTTTTTCCCAAACCTTGCCTTTCACCCTCTGCTGAGTTTGATATAGGTGGCTGTGAGGACCCAAGGGTGGTAAAGTTTAATGATACCTATTACCTTACCTATGTGGGTAATAGTAAAAGGTATAATGTTTCAAATATCTGCCTTGCCACCTCAAAGGATTTAATAAATTGGGAGAAACATGGACCTATCTTACAGACAGGAAAGTGGGATAGTGGACAGTTAAAGGCAGGGGCTATTCTGAATGAGAAGATAAATGGTAAATATGTCATGTACTTTATGGGAGAGGAAAGCCCTTGGGTAACTGCGATTGGAATAGCCTATTCCGAAGACCTCTTTTTTTGGTATGAACCAATAGATGAACCCATTCTTTCTCCTCGCGATGGCTATTTTGATTCCCAAGGGGTTGAGCCTGGTCCTAATCCGGTGGTTATTGAGGAGGGAATACTTCTAATCTACAATGGCTGGGGAAAGGACTGTATTTATAGACCAGGAGGGGTAATCTTCTCAAAAGAAGACCCAGCCAAGATATTGGAGAGGATGGATAAGCCAATATTGGTGCCAAATGCTATAGAAGGACTTAATAAAGACTACCATGTGGTTAGCGAAGGGCTGATAAGCTTTAATGATAGATGGTTTCTATATTATGGAGCAGGAGATAAATTTAGCTCTCTTGCTACATACCCTTAA
- a CDS encoding glycosidase, translated as MKARRYLGNPILLPKRENEWESRFVFNPAALYANGLFHLLYRAVGGDGISRMGYGVSKDGYNFLRFDKPVFTPRGRLESKGCEDPRVVNLDNKFYMTYTAYSHEGTRIGLSSTSNFIEWRRYGVILPELPNKDAVLFPEKIKGRYALFHRRMDIKPLSIWIAYSDDLLNWSDHKKVMSPQEGDWDSVAIGAGAPPIKTEKGWMLIYHGVDREGSYSLGVALFDLIDPSLLLFRSKDPILEPEEDYELRGERNQVVFACGVCEFEGRYYIYYGAADKVIGVATLDKDELFQVIR; from the coding sequence ATGAAGGCAAGGCGATATCTGGGTAATCCCATCCTTTTGCCAAAGAGGGAGAATGAATGGGAGTCAAGGTTTGTCTTTAATCCCGCAGCTTTGTATGCAAATGGGCTTTTTCACCTTCTCTATCGGGCAGTGGGAGGGGATGGTATATCCAGGATGGGATATGGAGTAAGTAAAGATGGCTATAACTTCCTTAGATTTGATAAGCCTGTCTTTACTCCGCGTGGAAGGTTAGAATCAAAAGGGTGTGAAGACCCAAGAGTTGTAAATCTTGATAATAAGTTCTACATGACCTATACCGCCTATTCCCATGAAGGAACAAGAATAGGACTTTCCTCAACCTCAAACTTTATTGAGTGGAGAAGATATGGGGTGATACTTCCTGAGCTTCCCAATAAGGATGCGGTGCTTTTTCCTGAGAAAATCAAAGGTAGATATGCATTATTTCACCGAAGAATGGATATAAAGCCACTTTCCATCTGGATCGCCTATTCAGATGATCTCCTTAACTGGAGTGATCACAAAAAGGTTATGTCTCCACAAGAAGGAGATTGGGATAGTGTGGCCATTGGTGCAGGGGCTCCGCCAATTAAGACAGAGAAAGGATGGATGCTTATCTATCATGGTGTGGATAGAGAGGGAAGCTATAGCCTGGGGGTAGCACTCTTTGATCTAATTGATCCCTCTTTGCTTCTCTTTAGAAGCAAAGACCCCATCCTTGAACCAGAAGAGGACTATGAACTAAGGGGTGAAAGAAATCAGGTTGTCTTTGCCTGTGGGGTATGTGAATTTGAGGGTAGATACTATATCTACTATGGAGCAGCAGATAAGGTTATTGGCGTTGCTACCTTGGATAAGGATGAACTTTTTCAGGTTATAAGATGA
- the mreD gene encoding rod shape-determining protein MreD — protein MFLAIIIILAFLIQTSGILILFNTSCNLLLITTIFASLKCIPYSAGFFGFFCGILLDLLAIRHFGINALSFSIIAILVSISSKRIYHRVYIIFFLVFLATILSGIISLFLLFLFEGFLLNFFHLLKEGLYNSIFASLIFIFIRKRL, from the coding sequence ATGTTTTTGGCAATAATTATTATCCTTGCATTCCTTATTCAGACCTCAGGAATACTCATTCTCTTTAATACATCTTGCAACCTTCTTCTTATCACAACAATATTTGCCTCATTAAAATGTATTCCCTATAGCGCAGGTTTTTTTGGATTTTTCTGCGGCATACTTTTAGACTTGCTTGCAATAAGACATTTTGGAATAAACGCTTTGTCTTTTTCTATAATAGCAATATTGGTAAGCATTTCTTCAAAGAGGATATACCATAGGGTTTATATTATCTTTTTCCTTGTCTTTTTAGCAACTATACTTTCTGGCATTATTTCTTTATTTCTCCTTTTTCTTTTTGAAGGCTTTTTGCTTAATTTTTTTCATCTTTTAAAGGAGGGTTTGTATAATTCTATTTTTGCTTCTTTAATCTTTATTTTTATAAGAAAGAGGCTATGA
- the mrdA gene encoding penicillin-binding protein 2, with translation LFFVLLISSFYLQIIRGGYFKARSLKNRIRIIPHPPSRGMIFDRKGKVLATNVANFSISIIQENLSDEQIEGILSKISSIVPFDREKAKKSMEKKSLRRFEPATIIENISKEEALKIASAFFATPFLVVDAKPLRDYPNSELASHLLGYIGPITKKEFKEKGGYLIDDRIGKSGIERKYEDILKGRRGGDVIETNVSGRTIRVLGKEEAILGCNLYLTIDKELQEIGEKALCKNGAIVALSPKTGEVLCMVSKPAFNPSLFLKKLSAKEARETILSTSYPLANRAIQFRYPPGSLFKIVDAYLGLEEGVIDPDEYIECTGRFDVRNRKFFCFRKQSHGMVNLISGLSHSCNIYFYKLGLKIGADKLMEQAKIFGLSSLTDIDLPYEIKGKIPSPSWKERLFKTRWFAGDTINLSIGQGYLLVTPIEMAVLVSSIANSGNIFKPFIVQYIEEPDGRVIRKKPVLKKKIRMSSETKRILDKGLEEVVLSGTGRGAYIPGIRIAGKTGTAQNPQGKDHAWFVCYAPVEDPSIVVVVLVEHGGQGGIEAAPIARKILAGYFGIKEVEPIEPGTETMEVGTETENIGT, from the coding sequence TTGTTTTTTGTTCTTCTTATTTCATCTTTTTATCTTCAAATAATAAGGGGAGGCTATTTTAAAGCCAGGTCTTTGAAAAATAGAATAAGAATAATTCCACACCCCCCATCTAGGGGAATGATATTTGATAGAAAAGGCAAGGTTTTGGCAACAAATGTAGCCAATTTTTCCATATCCATTATTCAAGAAAACCTTTCAGATGAACAAATAGAGGGTATTTTATCAAAGATTTCTTCTATTGTTCCATTTGATAGAGAAAAGGCAAAGAAAAGCATGGAAAAAAAATCTCTTCGCAGGTTTGAACCTGCTACAATTATAGAAAATATTTCAAAGGAGGAGGCTTTGAAGATAGCCTCTGCCTTTTTTGCTACCCCTTTTCTTGTTGTGGATGCAAAGCCTCTTCGCGATTACCCAAATTCAGAGCTTGCCTCACACCTTTTAGGCTATATTGGACCCATCACAAAAAAGGAATTTAAAGAAAAAGGGGGCTATCTTATTGATGATAGGATTGGAAAAAGCGGCATAGAGAGGAAATACGAAGATATTCTCAAAGGGAGGAGGGGAGGGGATGTTATTGAGACAAATGTCTCTGGAAGGACAATTAGGGTTTTAGGGAAGGAAGAGGCAATCCTCGGGTGCAACCTTTATCTTACCATTGATAAAGAGCTTCAGGAAATAGGAGAAAAAGCCCTTTGTAAAAATGGAGCAATTGTTGCCCTTTCTCCAAAAACAGGAGAGGTTTTGTGTATGGTGAGTAAGCCTGCTTTTAATCCCTCCCTCTTTCTTAAAAAGCTCTCAGCAAAAGAGGCAAGAGAGACAATCCTTTCCACATCCTATCCCTTGGCAAACCGGGCAATACAATTTCGCTATCCACCTGGCTCTCTATTTAAAATTGTTGATGCCTATCTTGGGTTAGAAGAAGGAGTTATAGATCCCGACGAATACATTGAATGCACAGGAAGGTTTGATGTAAGAAATAGGAAATTTTTCTGTTTTAGGAAACAAAGCCATGGAATGGTAAATCTTATTTCTGGCCTTTCCCATTCCTGCAACATCTATTTTTATAAACTTGGTTTAAAGATTGGAGCAGACAAACTAATGGAGCAAGCAAAGATATTTGGCCTTTCTTCCCTAACAGATATTGACCTTCCTTATGAAATTAAGGGAAAAATCCCATCTCCATCCTGGAAGGAACGTCTTTTTAAAACAAGATGGTTTGCCGGTGATACAATAAATCTTTCCATTGGACAGGGATACCTTCTTGTAACACCTATTGAAATGGCTGTTTTAGTTTCCTCAATTGCAAATTCTGGTAATATATTTAAGCCCTTTATTGTCCAATATATAGAAGAGCCAGATGGAAGGGTTATAAGGAAAAAGCCTGTTTTAAAAAAGAAAATAAGGATGTCTTCTGAAACCAAAAGGATATTGGATAAGGGATTGGAGGAGGTTGTTCTTTCTGGAACAGGAAGGGGAGCCTATATTCCTGGAATAAGGATTGCAGGAAAAACAGGAACCGCACAGAATCCACAGGGAAAAGACCATGCCTGGTTTGTCTGCTATGCTCCTGTTGAAGACCCAAGCATTGTTGTGGTTGTCCTAGTTGAGCATGGTGGACAGGGTGGAATTGAGGCAGCACCCATTGCAAGAAAAATATTGGCAGGTTATT